A genome region from bacterium includes the following:
- a CDS encoding HD domain-containing protein, giving the protein MHIVNIDKVKSGDILGKSLFSGTGELLLASGFRLDDGALDAIRRAGYRHIYLMDGDSIEAIPQDVISEASRLGTISAVRNAFIEAQKALQEATSKAKSASDTGVNIAELKRSVDITALKQQVSDLIRDIIDQNSRVFNYIPVKSNIDYVYQHATDVALLALLLAQEFGYSVRDMYAIGISALLHDIGKAIFPVLLEKSDAQMTRDERMMYREHPTYSMLLLKKSSPQAYIEHATILQHHERVDGSGFPQGLKSKNIPPISANALDRKEKMMIRHAEILAVADEYDNLMNGHSKQSFFTPEQALSKMKSEAGRLWNSYVVKALTRIILLYPIGSIVVIRETSSKRFVGYRGVVYETNQIDQTRPIILLKWNSVGAPITPKVIDLAYENVVRLEMVLDVSDSLDN; this is encoded by the coding sequence ATGCATATCGTCAATATCGACAAAGTAAAATCGGGTGACATTCTCGGAAAATCACTTTTTTCAGGAACAGGTGAACTTTTGCTTGCTTCTGGATTTCGGTTGGATGATGGCGCATTGGATGCAATTCGCCGTGCCGGCTACCGGCACATCTATTTGATGGATGGCGATAGCATCGAAGCGATTCCTCAAGACGTCATCTCGGAAGCTTCCCGTTTGGGTACGATATCCGCTGTCCGTAACGCATTCATTGAGGCGCAAAAAGCGCTGCAGGAGGCAACTTCGAAAGCGAAGAGTGCGTCTGATACTGGGGTAAACATTGCGGAGTTAAAGCGGAGTGTTGATATCACCGCTCTGAAACAACAAGTATCCGACTTAATACGTGACATTATCGATCAAAATAGTCGGGTATTCAATTACATACCTGTCAAATCAAACATCGACTATGTTTATCAGCATGCGACCGATGTCGCTTTGCTTGCATTACTGCTGGCACAGGAATTTGGTTATTCGGTGCGTGACATGTATGCCATCGGGATCTCAGCTCTTCTCCATGATATTGGAAAAGCGATCTTTCCTGTACTACTTGAAAAATCCGATGCTCAAATGACGCGAGACGAGCGGATGATGTACCGGGAACACCCCACTTACTCGATGTTGTTGCTGAAAAAAAGTTCACCGCAGGCATACATCGAGCATGCAACCATCCTGCAACACCATGAACGGGTCGATGGCTCTGGCTTTCCACAAGGTTTAAAGAGCAAAAACATCCCTCCGATTTCTGCCAATGCTCTGGATCGAAAAGAAAAAATGATGATTCGCCATGCCGAAATTCTTGCCGTCGCTGATGAGTACGACAATCTTATGAATGGGCACTCAAAACAATCCTTCTTTACTCCAGAGCAAGCCCTTAGCAAAATGAAATCGGAAGCAGGTAGATTATGGAACAGTTATGTAGTGAAAGCACTTACCCGCATAATCCTACTTTATCCCATCGGTTCAATAGTAGTGATTCGTGAGACAAGCTCGAAACGGTTTGTCGGGTACCGAGGGGTCGTCTACGAAACAAATCAAATCGATCAAACCCGCCCAATTATTCTCTTGAAATGGAACTCAGTCGGTGCACCGATCACTCCGAAAGTGATTGATCTTGCTTATGAAAATGTGGTACGATTGGAAATGGTTTTGGATGTTTCCGATAGTCTGGATAATTGA
- a CDS encoding DUF4392 domain-containing protein, producing the protein MPLQNASNPDNLFSAIEPALITDIGSRGIGKLSCPGDLQRCCEQLLTANRVGIATGFYLTDSIASETDGPLGALLLSVGLHQLKKTTVVISDRYTAPLLRRCVDALQLPCTVAVADAVDLSTLDHLIAIERIGPASDAASYSMHGVALQYGNDSLADLFETACSRGIPTTGIGDGGNEIGMGKVAELVVNHIPRGALIGCRVATDSLLVCGISNWGIWGILAGMSFDTGTNLLPTRAVETEILESLVREGAIDGVTKQAIATVDGFTLEEQFLVRERIERLLAGLPIPIESQA; encoded by the coding sequence ATGCCGTTACAAAACGCGTCCAACCCCGACAACTTGTTTTCCGCTATCGAACCCGCTCTCATTACCGATATCGGCAGCCGCGGTATTGGCAAACTCAGTTGCCCGGGCGATTTGCAACGCTGTTGCGAACAGTTGCTTACGGCAAACCGGGTAGGGATTGCCACAGGATTTTATCTAACCGACTCGATTGCGAGCGAGACTGATGGGCCATTAGGTGCGCTCTTATTGTCGGTTGGGTTACACCAACTCAAGAAAACGACGGTGGTCATTTCCGACCGCTATACTGCACCACTATTGCGACGCTGCGTCGACGCATTACAACTGCCTTGTACAGTGGCTGTTGCCGATGCCGTCGATTTATCGACACTCGATCATTTAATCGCCATCGAACGAATCGGGCCAGCCAGCGATGCTGCCAGTTACTCGATGCATGGAGTCGCGCTGCAGTATGGCAACGACTCGTTAGCAGATTTGTTTGAAACGGCTTGTTCCCGCGGCATTCCTACGACCGGTATCGGCGACGGTGGTAATGAAATCGGAATGGGAAAAGTAGCAGAATTGGTGGTGAACCATATTCCGCGTGGTGCGTTAATTGGCTGCCGGGTCGCGACCGATTCGTTGTTGGTGTGTGGAATTTCGAATTGGGGAATTTGGGGAATCCTTGCCGGAATGTCGTTCGATACGGGAACAAATCTGTTGCCAACCCGGGCGGTGGAAACGGAGATATTGGAATCGCTGGTGCGGGAAGGGGCAATCGACGGGGTGACAAAGCAAGCGATTGCCACAGTAGACGGATTTACTTTAGAAGAGCAATTTTTGGTGCGCGAACGAATCGAACGGCTTTTAGCGGGATTACCAATTCCCATCGAAAGTCAGGCGTAA
- a CDS encoding helix-turn-helix domain-containing protein, giving the protein MSDAEQRAKIGERIRKLRERAGLSQQELSDLSGISRVHLSGLERGVSSPTVDKLLQIARALKMQASDLLEGNASLDASQRLPDAGFGIYPALQELLESANDLVLYQITPDEIELLKSVRFQQQTFQPSKQFFLDVLLDLRRRRGRNGE; this is encoded by the coding sequence ATGAGTGATGCAGAACAACGAGCGAAAATCGGGGAGCGCATCCGTAAACTTCGCGAGCGCGCCGGTTTATCGCAACAGGAGTTGTCCGACTTATCCGGGATAAGCCGCGTACACCTCTCTGGTTTAGAGCGCGGTGTCAGCTCGCCGACGGTCGATAAGCTGTTACAAATCGCCCGCGCGCTAAAAATGCAAGCGAGCGATTTACTGGAAGGCAACGCTTCGCTCGATGCTTCGCAACGCTTGCCCGATGCCGGTTTCGGAATTTACCCGGCGCTGCAGGAACTGCTCGAATCGGCAAACGATTTGGTATTGTATCAAATCACACCGGATGAAATTGAGTTGTTGAAATCGGTACGATTTCAACAACAGACCTTCCAACCATCCAAACAATTCTTTCTCGATGTACTGCTCGATTTGCGACGGCGGCGGGGACGGAACGGCGAATGA